The sequence GCTATTCGACTCAGCGCGCCACGGCTTCGGCGATGGCTTGGCGCTGATCCCACCGGAGAGCTGGGTATGGACGATAACCAGAGTCGGCCGACCATCGCACAAACACTTCGACGCTCTGCCTCTGACGACGGTGATTGAGGGATTCGTGCACGCCTGCTACCGGGTTGCTACCGAACTGGGGAGGACGTGAATGCGGTAAGCCAGAAGCCGCAGGATGCCAAAGGAGGTGCGGCTGTGCGCGGATATGTGGTAAAGCGTGGTCCCCATTCATTTGCAGCCGTAGTCTACATCGGGCGCGATGCTGATACCGGCAGGGAGCGGCGGAAATGGTTCAGCTTCAAGACGCGTCGCGAGGCTGAAGCCCACGTTACTTATCTTGTCTCCCAGATCCAAGGGGGTGGAACGCTCCCGGCCACCAAGCAACGGGTCGGGGAGTACCTGGAGCAGTGGCTGAAAGACTATGCGGAGGGCTCCCTCGGACCGATCACCATCGTGCGCTATCAAGGGATCATCCGCAAATACCTCATCCCTACCCTGGGGCACGTTCCGCTAGCACGTCTGTCCCCGCAGACCATTCAGGGCTACCTCACTGGTCTTCAGCAGAAGGGTCTTTCCACAACCACAGTGCGCTATCACGCAGTGATTCTGCACGAGTCCTTCGGTCATGCTGTTAAGTGGGGGTTGGTCGCCCGTAACCCCGTTGATCACGTGCAGGTCCCGCGTAAGCAATACGTCGAGATGCGTATTTGGGACGAGGAACAAGTCAAGCTCTTCCTCGCCGAGGGGAAGCGGTCGAGCCCCTACTACCCACTCTACCTCGCCGCCCTCACAACCGGCATGCGACAGGGGGAACTTTTGGGATTGCGGTGGCAGGATGTTGACTTTCTGCTCGGTGAGGTCCGGGTCACGCAGACGTTCTACCGCCTCGGGGGGCGGGCGATCTTCAAAGCGCCAAAAACGGATAAGGCCCGACGCACGGTCGCGGTCCCTCCAGTTCTGTTGGAGGCTCTGAAGAGCCTAGGCGAGGTACGGAACCGGCGGAAACGGGAGGCTGGCGACGCGTATGAGGACTTGGACCTCGTATTCTGCCAAACCCTGGGTAAACCGCTACATGCCCACAACGTCGTCCGGCGCGATTTCCGGGACGTCATGAAGCGTGCAAAAGTTCCCCGTATCCGGTTCCATGATCTGCGGCATTGTCACGCCACGCTGCTCCTCCAGCAGGGCGTCCACCCGAAGATCGTGCAAGAGCGACTTGGGCACGCCACACCGGCATTCACGCTTCACATTTACAGCCATGTGCTACCGGGGATGCAGCATGAAGCAGTTGCCCGGTTGCAGGACCGCCTGTTCAGTAGCCATAGTGGTGAGAATGAATCTAGCAGCCGGTAGCAACCGGTAGCAGATTTGAAGATCTCGGGTGGAGCCGTCATGCGGAAACCGTTGATAAATATGGAGCCGGCGAACGGATTTGAACCGTTGACCTGCGCATTACGAGTGCGCTGCTCTACCACTGAGCTACGCCGGCCCG comes from bacterium and encodes:
- a CDS encoding tyrosine-type recombinase/integrase, with amino-acid sequence MRGYVVKRGPHSFAAVVYIGRDADTGRERRKWFSFKTRREAEAHVTYLVSQIQGGGTLPATKQRVGEYLEQWLKDYAEGSLGPITIVRYQGIIRKYLIPTLGHVPLARLSPQTIQGYLTGLQQKGLSTTTVRYHAVILHESFGHAVKWGLVARNPVDHVQVPRKQYVEMRIWDEEQVKLFLAEGKRSSPYYPLYLAALTTGMRQGELLGLRWQDVDFLLGEVRVTQTFYRLGGRAIFKAPKTDKARRTVAVPPVLLEALKSLGEVRNRRKREAGDAYEDLDLVFCQTLGKPLHAHNVVRRDFRDVMKRAKVPRIRFHDLRHCHATLLLQQGVHPKIVQERLGHATPAFTLHIYSHVLPGMQHEAVARLQDRLFSSHSGENESSSR